The DNA sequence GATTCGAAGTATAAGGTGGTGGGTATCCTCAATCCAACCAATACCGTGACCGACCAACTGATTCTAACGCCCGTGTCAAGCGTGTGGGCCATCCATGAGCATGGGCACGGCGAAGCAGGCGCCGGGCCGCATACGGAAGAAAAAGAGCACGATGCGGAGGTTCACGAAGGTGAAGAAGGGCATGACGAAGAACCCCGTGAGATTACCAGTATGCTCATTAAATTCCGCAACCCAATGGGCATGATGCTGGCCCGGGGCATCAACACCAATTCCAAGCTACAGGCGGCTTTACCCAATATTGAAATAAATCGGCTGTTCTCGCTGCTGGGTGTGGGCGTTGATACCCTCCGGGGGCTAGCCATTGCAATTATGCTCATCTCGGGGATCAGCGTTTTTGTGTCGCTCTACAATTCCCTGAAAGAACGACGCTACGAGATGGCACTGATGCTGTCGATGGGGGCCACCCGGGCGCAACTGTTCGGCATGCTGGTGCTCGAAGGGCTGGTACTGGCGCTAATTGGCTTCTTGCTGGGCGTTGTACTCAGTCGAATTGGACTCTGGTTGTTTTCGAGCACCGTTTCGTCGGAGTACCACTACGACCTGTCGGGGTTCAGTATCCTGCCCGAAGAATGGGCCTTACTGGGTGTAGCAATCCTGATTGGCTTGCTGGCGGCTGCTTTGCCAGCCCTGGGCGTTTATCGCATGAATATCTCCCGGACCCTGGCCGAAGATTAACGGCGCTAGCTTGTCGCGAGTTGCCGGACAAAAGACGGCCTGTCGTCAACAAATAAGGCAATCGTTCGAACCTCTCTCCGAATCCCATACGGTCCTTCTGCCCATACCGGTTCGCGCAACGTAAGAAGGGTATTTGGCGCTACCAGCAGCATGCCGTTCAGTAAACCGGTTTTCTTGTCTGGCCTCTCTGTTAATGGACTGACGTGTTCAATGGCAGTG is a window from the Spirosoma rigui genome containing:
- a CDS encoding ABC transporter permease, which encodes MNLFQISWRNLTDKPLSSFLSGLLMTFGITIISLLLLLNKQLDDQFRKNIKGIDMVLGAKGSPLQLILSSIYQIDSPVGNIPLDEAERLTRNPMIKTAIPLAMGDNYKSFRIVGTNKKYLDHFEATVGQGRLFENDLDAVIGPRVAQGAGLKLGDTFSGAHGLDQEGEEHADSKYKVVGILNPTNTVTDQLILTPVSSVWAIHEHGHGEAGAGPHTEEKEHDAEVHEGEEGHDEEPREITSMLIKFRNPMGMMLARGINTNSKLQAALPNIEINRLFSLLGVGVDTLRGLAIAIMLISGISVFVSLYNSLKERRYEMALMLSMGATRAQLFGMLVLEGLVLALIGFLLGVVLSRIGLWLFSSTVSSEYHYDLSGFSILPEEWALLGVAILIGLLAAALPALGVYRMNISRTLAED